In Stanieria sp. NIES-3757, the DNA window AATAATCTACATTTAGTCAGACTTTGGCATTTGTTGTTATTTAAATTTCTTGTATGAATACCAACTCTATAGTTAACTGGGAATGGTTCTCTCAATTAGACTACCAAACTTATCTTCTCCATCGACAATGGATGCAACAGGCTCTTTATTTAGCTCAACAAGCAGGAAAACAAGGAGACATACCCGTTGGAGCAATTATCATTGATAGCCAAGGAAATCCAATTGCTCAAGCAGCTAACCGCAAAGAAAGAAACCAAGATCCTACTGCTCATGCTGAAGTTCTTGCCTTACGTACTGCTGCTAAGGTTAAACAAAATTGGTATCTTAATGATTGCACTCTCTACGTTACCCTAGAACCTTGTCCTATGTGTATCGGAGCGATTATTCAAGCCAGAATTAAATTACTTGTGTATGGTATTGATGACCCCAAGACTGGTGCGGTGCGTACTGTAGTTAACCTTCCTGATAGTGCTTGTTCTAATCATCGATTAAAAGTTCTAGCTGGCATTCGAGAATCTGATTGTCGTCAGCAGTTACAAAATTGGTTTGCTAGGCGAAGAAGCTAAATTTTAAGGCAAGTCGGAACCGTTTGATAGTTGAGTTTATTATTTTTTTTAATCAATTTTTTAAATCTACCTAATTATACTGAATTTTTTTGTGCTAAGATTCTGTCCAGGTAGCTCTATTTAAGCTACCAACCAGAGTAACATCTCCTTCTCTGTTTCCCCTGAGAGGTTAAAAATAGGCGAGAATTAATACTCTCTGACTTAAATCACGACTAAGGGTAGACCTCTCTAACTGCCCTTATTTTTATAAATTTTTCTAGAGCGGTAAACGTTGAATATTTTTATTACTGCCAATTATCACCATAATTAATCCTTGAGTAAGTTTTTGCTGAGGATCGGGATTGATCACAAATTTATCACCATTACTGACTGCTAGAGCAATTACTCCATAACGCCCTCTTAGTTCTAATTGGGCTAAAGTTTTGCCATGAAATTCTTCAGGAATTAAAATCTCAACAATACTATTTTCTGGGTCTAATTCAAAGCGTTCAAGAATAGCTGGTTTAGTTAAAGTCTGAGCTAAAGCACAGCCAGCTTCATACTCAG includes these proteins:
- a CDS encoding CMP/dCMP deaminase zinc-binding protein, giving the protein MNTNSIVNWEWFSQLDYQTYLLHRQWMQQALYLAQQAGKQGDIPVGAIIIDSQGNPIAQAANRKERNQDPTAHAEVLALRTAAKVKQNWYLNDCTLYVTLEPCPMCIGAIIQARIKLLVYGIDDPKTGAVRTVVNLPDSACSNHRLKVLAGIRESDCRQQLQNWFARRRS